The Coffea arabica cultivar ET-39 chromosome 2c, Coffea Arabica ET-39 HiFi, whole genome shotgun sequence genome includes the window ACCTGTGAGTACGATGTCGATTCGGTGGTTGTACAGGATTTTGTCATTGATCATTCTTTGGTTTTTGTGGAAGGCTTCGAATAAATGGCGCTTCGATGGCATTAAGTGGTCTGTCCAAACCCTGTGTTACTCTATATCTCATGAGCTTTGGCTTATTTGTTCTGTCAAGTTTCCTGGGGGTTCACTTCCGCCTGAATTTGGGGGACTTGTGTCCGTCATCTGGGGGATCCAGCGCCCCTTAAGTTCTACTTTGGTTAGTTGGGAATTCCCGCAGAATGGGTTTGTCAAGCTTAATACTGACGGGTCTTCCTCATCTACGGCCGGTGCTAGTGGTATTGGTGGGATTCTCTGACGGTCCGATGGATCGTTCCTTGGAGCGTTTGCGGCCAAATTACCGCTGGTAGACTCTTTGCAGGCGGAGGCGTATGCAATGCTTCATGGACTCCAACTGTGCCAGCAGATGGGTTTCTCCATGGTCCAAGTTGAGTCTGACTCGCAGGTTTTGGTTCTTGTGGTGGCAGGGAGTTTTTCGATTCCGTGGGCAGTACGGCCGCTGATTAGAGCGATTCGAGCAATTTTGCCGTTGGGGGTTCGTCTCTCCCACTGTTTCCGGGAGGCGAATACGGTTGCTGACTCTTTGGCTGCTGTGGGCGTTGCTTGTAGCGGGCACTTGGATTATCCCACTTTGTCTTCTCTTCCACGCTTGTCTAGGTCCCTCTTTGTTTTAGATAGGGAGCAGGTTCCCAATTTCCGTTTCTCGCTTCGAAGATAGGTTTGGCTCGTTGGCTTTTTGTTTTTGTGCTTTAGCTCCTTGTTCTTTGGTTGTTTATTAATAAAAGGGCGTAGTGCCCGTCTGCCAGATATGATTggcagtttaaaaaaaaaaaaaaaccactcttgaaatctaCCTTCAacccttaacttttctaagcaccccacctgaacccattacaaaagtcgaaagtcctgacttctgttctttgcaatggtcttgtcaagaaaatttctaatgccgcaaaattttagctgtatttctgaattgcctgggtatggggttgacgctactcaccatgtgaaaacccaccaagttgagggaaaggaaaagaggtaaaaagcaaagcaagaaaagtaaatgcaagaaaatgcaggaAAAAATTCGAcactgaagtccctggtgagtgatgagaaaaatgcaaacaaagtctgagatctttgagttcaaaataggggcaattttgaaaaatgcgatcttcggtgcaatgtacttgaaagttttattctttaactatcgttttcaagctacattacaagctaacaaagtccatcgttgacttattccttcatgacaatccaaagtgaggattatgctcgtaagaaatccatcaatcatttgtaatcatgggggtataaccagttttcacaggtttagctatcacttctactcattttgttgcaagcctataaagctcatatgttgactaagttttcttaagaaataagggtgacaaactctttgctttcactaagaggtggtattgaagggattacatacaatttgggcacaagaaccagacaaatcttgacttctcattttccttggccacctcaaaatcagaaataaagtcacttgattggtcctgaagatgagccaactggaaatggtgacccgttaccctaagcaccaatgctaaaagtgaggaagaaatcttcttgaatttggtgttacttcgagaaattcatcatgaaatttctgcatgagtttaaacttgacgtttaaagtttcttcacattgttgtatatgtgcattcttttctaaattttagaaagtgcggtttttctttgttcaaataaatgggaaatcatctgaataaatttttgcaatcaagggagcccacactggggcaaaaattttatttgtgagatttcatgaaataagcccatactggggcaaatgttttgtaatacatttgagatttttatccaaaaatcaaataataacatttttcGAATCAATCCCGCTCCTCTTTTCAtggaatttaagtgcatgtcatgCTTTGTTAAGCCCCCCTGTGCAgatattcatggttcaaaatgatgaaaagcatccagtgaggcggaaggccgatactgcaaagagaagcaagaagaaagagggaaaaatggacccgacacaggggcaaattattttgaaaaaattatctCGGAAAAATccgaaaggaaggaaaaaatcaaaagaaaaaaaaatcagaaaaataaaaaaatcatcatcagaaaggtcaaaaatcaaaaaactcAAGTTTAACTTCTtgcttcttgacaaatcaaattcaatttcttgttcacaagatcacgttgggcctggacttcgtgccgccaattTCACAAAaagcacgttgggcctggacttggtgccgccaacatcgcaaagtgcacgttggagctgggttttatcccgccaacctcggcagaactgggttctatcccgctaaCCGTGTCAGGAAGCTGAAGGAAGACGTCGTCGTTTGGGCCAAGGTTATGAAATGACAGAAAACGGTGTCGTTAGACTTAAGAAGTTAGTTAGAGTAGTTAGTTAGTAATCTGGACAGGTTATAAATAAGAGAGCTCGTGATTGGCTGGGGTATGGATTTTGTAACTACTTTCTGTTAATGAAAACAcaatttctctctcttctctcaatTCTCTCTCAATTTTTCCCTCTTTCTAATTTCCCTCCCAATCCGTCCAAAATCTCTTCAACCAGGTCCTGACAAATTGGTAATCAGAGCGATCGATCCTTGGAATTACAAATGACGGAAGGAACTCGCCTGAAATCCTTGGAAGAATGCGTCAAGAAACAAGAAGCGCGGCTACAGGAAGCTATGGAGACATTCCATATTTCTCAACAGCAACTTCGAGTTGAAATTGGCGGCGAAATCAGAGTGGAAATGGAGAATTCCAACATCAAACTGGAAAAGCTGGAAGCATCAATGGTTGAACTAGAGCAGAAATTCAACTCTTTCCTACAGATGATAATGAACAGAGAGAAAAATCCAGTGGAGGAAGCAAGGGAGAGGCCACTGCTGCCAATGCCACCACATCAGCAACGAATCAACAAAGAAGTCGAGAACAGTGGAGGTTTCATCCGAAGAGAAGAAGGTAGGATCTATATACCTAATCCTCCAAAATTAGAGCTACCTCTTTTTTATGGGGAAAATCCACAAGAATGGCTGAGAAAATGTAATAAATACTTTCTGAATTATCAAGTACCTGAAAATCAGAAGGTAGATGTAGTTGAAATGTTTCTGGAAGGGAAAGCAGATAGGTGGTTTCAAGgactaaaaatggaaaaatctgGCGTAAgatggaaggaatttgaggaattACTATGCAAAAGATTCTGTAACAAAATTTGCAGGGATATAGTGGAAGATTTCAACAAGATTCAACAGGTGGGGAGTGTGGAAAATTACCAGGAGAAATTTGAGGAACTCAAACCTCTGATGCTGATGAAAAATCCTCAGTTAGATGAAGGATATTTTGTATCGAGTTTTATTAGCGAACTCAAGGAAGAAATCAAGCCTATGATCAGAATGCTAAAACCTACAGAGTTGTCTGCTGCCTATGAGATGGCTCAATTACAGGAATATTCCCTGCAATTACAGAGCAGACAGGGGAAAGAGATGCAGAGAAATGTTGtagaaaataaatttggaatGCAGAAAAGCCAACTCTCAAGCTCAACAACAGCGAATTTGTACAAAGTTCCCCCTGTCAGCCACCATAGACACTTTAATGCAAGGAAGGTTTCTGCCCAAGAAATACAATATAGGAGGAACAATGGATTGTGCTTCAAGTGTGGGGAAAAGTATGGGGCAGGACATCAGTGTAAGATAGGACACTTAAATTTTTTCCTGGGGGAAGAGGAGGAAGAGTCGGAATTTGAGGATGCAGTTGGGGAGCAGGATGAGCATACTGGAAATCCAGGATCTGTCATAGAAATGTCTTTACACGCACTGTCAGAATCTCTTAAAAGGAAAACTATTACAATAACAGGACAATTGGATGGAGAGGAAGTGCTGATCCTAGTCGACACAGGTAGCTCTGATAGCTACATTGACAGTGAATTAGTTATTGCCTTAGACATACCTTACAGAATGGTATCACCCTTTTCTGTCATTGTGGGCAATGGAGCTTGTGTAACTAGCAAGGCTATATGTCCTAGGGTCAGGTGGGAGGTCAACCAGCATAAATTTGGTTTTGACTTAAAGGTGATGGAACTGAGTGGTTGGCACATTGTTCTGGGAGTGGACTGGATGACTCATTTTAGTCCCATCACGTTTGACTTCCATAACCTCAGGATTTCTATGGAGTATGAAGGGGAAGTAGTGCAGCTGCAGGGGAGTTCTGAAGACTGTGAGTTAGATTTGATCAGAGGCAAGGATCTGAGGCACTTTATAGAATATAAGAAGAGGTGTTATGCTATGAGAACCTTAGAGACAGCATCAACTTCAACAGATATCACAGAGGAGCAGCAACCTCAGGAGATTAAAGCCTTGTTGGAAGAGTATGCAGATGTGTTCCAGCAGCCTGTATCTTTGCCACCTGTCAGGACTTGTGATCATGAGATCCCATTGAAATCAGGAGCACAACCCTTCAAGCTAAAACCATACAGGTACCCCCATTCTCAAAAGGATGAAATCGAAAGGCAAGTCACAGAGATGTTAAACCATGGAATTGCAAGGCACAGCAACAGTCCATTCACATCACCAGTCCTTCTAGTCAAGAAGGAGGGGACTTGGTGATTCTGTGTTGACTACAGGAAACTCAATGAGATCACCATCAAAGACTGTTACCCCATTCCAAATGTGGATGAACTCTTGAATGAATTAGCTGGATCCAAGTTCAAGACTAAGCTGGACCTAACAGCAGGCTATCACCAGATAAGGGTCAAGCCTCAAGATGTGTACAAAACAGCATTTCAGACCCATTGTGGACACTACGAATTcttagtcatgccttttggactgACTAACGCACCTGCAACTTTTCAGTCCTTGATGAATCAAGTGTTTCAACCCTATTTGAGGAAGTTCGTTCTAGTCTTTTTTGATGATATACTGATATACAGTAAGACATGGGAATCACACCTGCAACACCTGGGGATAGTACTGAAGGTGCTCAGGGAAAACCAGTTGTTTGCAAAGAAGTCCAAGTGCTCATTTGCACAAACTCGAGTGGAATACTTGGGACATACCATTGCAGAAGAAGGAGTTAGTATGGACTCTTCCAAGGTTGACAGCATTCTAACATGGCAACACCTAAGTCAGTGAAGGAGTTGAGAGGATTCTTGGGGCTCACAGGCTACTACAGAAGATTTATTAAGAACTATGGCATCTTGTGTAAACCAATGACAGATCTGCTTAAGAAGGATGCATTTACCTGGACTGACTCAGCTCAGCAAGCATTTGATCTACTCAAGAAGGTAATGACATCAGCTCCAGTCCTTAAGTTGCCTGACTTTAAGCAACCATTCATGGTGGAGACGATGCAAGTGGAGGAGGCATTGGAGCTGTACTCATGCAGGAGGGGCATCCCATAGCTTTCCTTAGCAAATCATTGAGTCCAAGGAACTTGGGGTTGTCTGCATATGAAAAGGAGCTACTAGCACTAGTGATGGCAGTGACAAAGTAGAGGCATTACCTAGTAGGCTATCATTTCATATACGGACTGACCATCAGTCTTTAAAGTATTTGCTGGATCAGAAATTAACAACAGCAATACAACATAAGTGGTTGACTAAACTACTTGGGCTGGACTATGAAATTCAGTACAAGCGAGGCAGTGAGAACTTAGTGGCTGATGCTCTTTCCAGGAGAGCTGATGAGACAGGAGAAGGGGAACAAATGACAGGAGTTTGTTTGGCTATATCTTCTGTTAGGCCAGCTTGGATGGCAGAATTGGTCAGGAGCTATGAACAAGATTCGCAGTGCCAGGAGTTGATTGCTAGAATTATCCTGCAACCTGAGTACCCAGATTTGTATGAACTCAGTGATGGTATTCTCAGATATAAAGGGAAACTTTATGTTGGCTCAAGCAATGGAGTTAGAAGACAGATCATGGAAGCCTTGCACTCCTCTTCTGTGGGAGGTCATTCAGGGCAAAGAGGGAGTTGGCACAGAATCAGTAGCATATTCTATTGGCCTGAGATGAAGCAGGAGGTTAGGAGGTTTGTGCAAGCCTGTGATAGTTGCCAAAGGAATAAAGCTGAACATGTTCAACATCCTGGACTTTTGCAGCCATTACCTATGCCTAGACAAGCGTGGACACACATCTCTATGGATTTCATAGAGAGACTTCCAATTTCACAGAACCTTGACACCATTCTGGTAGTGGTGGATCGATTCACCAAGTACAGTCATTTCCTACCACTTGCTCATCCTTTCTCTGCCAAGCAAGTTGCTTAGGTTTTCCTGGATCAGGTGTATAAGCTTCATGGTCTGCCTGAAACTATAGTTACGGATAGAGACAAAGTCTTTACTAGCAATTTTTGGAAGGAACTATTTCGACTGATTGGGGTGAGTCTATGCTATAGCTCTGCGTATCATCCAGAAACAGATGGCCAAAGCGAAAGGGTGAATCAGTGTGTGGAAGCTTATCTGAGGTGTATGACTGGAGAATTTCCAAATCAGTGGAGCAAGTGGCTTCCCTTAGCAGAATGGTGGTACAATTCTGCATACCATTCAAGCTTAGAGACGACCCCTTTTGAAGTCCTCTATGGCTATAAGGCTTTACCTTTTCCAATGGGACCCTACCATGATTCTATCATTCCTGCAGCAACTCAAGTGATTCAGGAAAAGATAAGAATCTCTGCCAGTATCAGGGAGCATCTACTGAAGGCCCAGCAGAGAATGAAATACTTCGCAGATCGACACAGGACAGAGAGGAGTTTTGAAGTAGGAGAATTAGTGTTTCTCAAGTTACAGCCTTACAGGCAGCAGACCATAGCTATTAGAAAGAATCTCAAGCTTGCAGCAAAGTTCTACGGGCCTTTTGAAGTGGAAAAGAAGATTGGTGAGGTCGCCTACAAACTTAAATTGCCTCCTACAGCTAAGATACATCCAGTGTTTCACGTATCCTTATTGAAGAAAAGGATTGGACCTCCCCAGCAGACCTCCACTACTCTACCAGAATTTGATTTGCAGGATCAGTGTCCTTTAGTACCAGAAATGGTCTTGAAGAGGAGAGCTATTCTCAGGAAAAGTATACCAGTGGTGCAGTACTTGATCAAGTGGCAACAATTGGAGTATGATGAAGCATCATGGGAAGACAAGGACTTCATAGAACAACAGTTCCCAGAATTTGAGACTTGCGGACAAGTCTAAACGAAAGA containing:
- the LOC113724398 gene encoding uncharacterized protein; translation: MLHGLQLCQQMGFSMVQVESDSQVLVLVVAGSFSIPWAVRPLIRAIRAILPLGVRLSHCFREANTVADSLAAVGVACSGHLDYPTLSSLPRLSRSLFVLDREQVPNFRFSLRR